The following proteins are encoded in a genomic region of Papaver somniferum cultivar HN1 unplaced genomic scaffold, ASM357369v1 unplaced-scaffold_20262, whole genome shotgun sequence:
- the LOC113339218 gene encoding BTB/POZ domain-containing protein At1g55760-like, with translation RAVLAARSPVFRSMFSHNLKETELSSVDISDMSMETCQAFLNYIYGSIDDEEFLSNRLALLHAADKYDVSELKESCHDSLVQDINTENVLDRIQIANLYQLPILKGTCMRYLVKFGKIFDIRDEFTDFLICRDRELIADIFHEVLNSWKGF, from the exons CGTGCTGTTCTTGCTGCACGGTCACCTGTTTTTCGTAGTATGTTCTCACATAATTTAAAAGAGACTGAATTATCAAGCGTAGATATTTCAGATATGTCCATGGAAACTTGTCAAGCTTTCTTAAACTACATTTATGGAAGTATCGATGATGAGGAGTTCCTTAGTAATAGGCTTGCGCTTCTTCATGCTGCGGATAAGTACGATGTCTCTGAACTTAAAGAATCTTGTCATGATAGTCTTGTACAGGATATTAATACGGAGAATGTACTTGACCGAATACAAATTGCAAACCTGTATCAATTGCCGATACTGAAGG GTACTTGTATGAGGTATCTAGTGAAGTTCGGCAAAATATTTGACATCCGTGATGAATTCACCGATTTTCTTATATGTAGAGATAGGGAACTCATAGCTGATATTTTCCATGAAGTTCTCAATAGTTGGAAAGGTTTCTGA